TGCCCCGCACCGTCATCTACAACTCGACGCTCGCGCAGCTTTCCTGCAAATCCACTAAGCGCAACACCAACGATCGTAAGACCGCAGCCCGCAAAAAGAATCGCAGAGTTCCGGCTATAAAGCTCCGCCCGATGTAGCGTAATCAATGGAATCAATGTTCCAAAGACCGTGCCTAAACCGATGATGATTGTAAAGGCGAGAGACATACCCAGGCGCACTACTGCCAGGCCAAACAACACCTGGGCAATACCCCATCCAAAGCCCAACAGTAAAGAAGGAAGCCATGCAGCAAGAGGCAGCGCAGCATAGAGATGCGGCCACTCCGGAATAGTAAAACCCGCGATCATGTACGGCATTGCAACCAGCGATACCAGGCTGAATACAAGCCACGTACATTCCCACGGCCATGTACGAACACGCTTCAGCGGCAACATGCAATTACCCGCAAGCAATCCGCCGAACAGCGTGAGAAGTATGCCAATAACACTGCTGCTCATAGCAGATCCGAACTGCTTCCAGGCTCTTGCGGTGTGCGGTATCGCCCTCCGGACAATTGCACCGGCTGAGTGAAATAACGACTAAGGTGTGGAATATGTTCGAGAAATATTTCAGGATGTCCCAGGGCAATATGATTCACCAACACAAGATGCTGATGAATCTGCCCCATATCTCCAACGTGAGGAACTACAGGGATGTTATATTTGCGCGCCAGCAGACTGACAGTGAGAAATTCGCTCACGCCTCCAAGACGCGTGCAATCGGGCTGCAGAAAACCAACACATTTTGCCTCAAGAAAATTCTTGAAGACAACACGATTCGGCACATGCTCCCCCAATGCAAGCGAGATCGGAGCGATCTCCAAAGCGAGCTTGCGGTGGGCCTCGATATCATCCGGATGCGTTGGCTCTTCAATCCACAGAGGATTAACGCTCGCCAGCTCTCTGCATGCAATAAACGCGGCAGGCAATGACCATTGCTGATTCGCATCGAACATCAGCGTTGCCTCTGGACCAACAAGACGCCTGAGTTCCTGAGCCCGTTTTAAATCGCGCTCAAGCGATCCGCCTACTTTTAACTTGAATGCGCCAAAGCCCTGATCGAGACTACGCCGCACGTTCTCTCGAATCTGTGCATCGTCATATTGATACCAGCCAACACTTGTATCGTAGCCCGGATACCCACGATCGAGCACACCTGCGCGGCTCTCCCGATAGCTCTGCTGTTCGCGAAGCATAAGGATTGCCGTCTCTCGATCGAGTACATCCTCAAGAAAACTAAGATCAAGT
This DNA window, taken from Acidicapsa ligni, encodes the following:
- a CDS encoding enolase C-terminal domain-like protein produces the protein MFIKEVSTRDARFQLEPGEGSDAVHSAPEYSFAVTQITLDNGLSGTGLVLTMGAGNDLVCGAIGMLAQRLVGLELEELMAEFGVMFRKLADEPQLRWLGPHKGVVHLALASITNACFDLWAKARQEPLWKVLLGLSPEAFVDLLDLSFLEDVLDRETAILMLREQQSYRESRAGVLDRGYPGYDTSVGWYQYDDAQIRENVRRSLDQGFGAFKLKVGGSLERDLKRAQELRRLVGPEATLMFDANQQWSLPAAFIACRELASVNPLWIEEPTHPDDIEAHRKLALEIAPISLALGEHVPNRVVFKNFLEAKCVGFLQPDCTRLGGVSEFLTVSLLARKYNIPVVPHVGDMGQIHQHLVLVNHIALGHPEIFLEHIPHLSRYFTQPVQLSGGRYRTPQEPGSSSDLL